The sequence ATAACCAATTTCAAATGACCCAAACATTCCAGGCTAAAGTCTGTATGACCATAAGCTTGGAAGTTTTGAATTTTGATAATTGATATTTGGATATTGTTTGTTATTTGTTTTTTGTGATTTGTAATTTCCCTGCCTGGCGGCTGGAAAGGTGCTTCACCTGGGGATTGGATAAAACAATTACTTTTCTAAAAATTGAAGTAGCGTCTCCGCCACTGCCAGATCCTTCTTTGTCGTTATCTTGATATTCTCCGGATTCCCCTTAACTGTATTGATTTGGACCCCTGTTTTCTCCACCACCGATGCATCATCTGTAAAATCAGGATCATATTCCTGCCGGTAGGCATGGAGGAGTAGATCGCTATGGAATACCTGGGGGGTTTGAACAATTTTATAATGGGCTCTGGGCACAGCTTTATTTTCAGAGTCTGTGATCCGCCTGAGGGATTCATGAATATCAGCCACAGGGATTGCATTGCCCGAGGTCTCGGCTTTTTCGAAGGCCCTCTGAATGGTCTCCGGGCTGACCAGCGGCCTTACCCCATCGTGAATGGCAATTATTGAAGGAGAGGTGATGGCTTGAAGCGCATTTTTTACGGTTTGAAAACGGGTTCCACCTCCTGCTATCACCTTATGAGGAATCCTAAAATTTTCATTGGTGCAAAGCTTTTCCCAGCTTGGAATTTCCCTGTCGGGCAGTCCGACAACAATATCCATATCCCCGTCGAATGCATGAAAGGTACGCATGGTTTTTATTAAAATGATTTCATTGTTGATCTTCAGAAACTGTTTGGGAAGCTGAGAATCCATCCTTTTTCCAATACCGCCGGCAACGATTATGGCAACTCTCTTCATTCCTCAATGGTATATAAAAACCTGCGTATGCTTTTCTTGGGCGTTTTTTCAAATTCTGTCGGATACAGTTTGATCCTTGAGATTTGCTTAAACTTAGGAAGACTTTCATTGAGTTCCTTCTTATTTTGCTTCATGATTTCTTCCAGTTGGGCTTCCGTATTGATTTCTTCCTGATCGGCCTTTTCGTAGTCGGGGTAAACAAGTGCCGTCAGTTTATTATCCTTCTCAAGAATAAGGGATTCCTGTACATAGGGTAGGTTATTCAGTTTGGATTCAATTTCCTCGGGATAAATGTTTTCTCCGGAAGGACCTATTATCACGCTTTTGCTCCTACCTTTGATAAAAATAAAATCATCCCCGTCGATAATGCCCAGGTCACCTGTATGCAGCCATCCTTCTTCATCCAATGCCTTTTTGGTGTCCTCTTCATTTTTATAATATCCATACATCAGATTTTCACCCCTTACCAGAATTTCTCCGACCTCGTTGTACGGATCGTTCGAGTCGATCTTGATTTCAAGCGTATCCACCAGCTTACCTGATGAGCCTGCCTTCGTCTTGTCCCAGTTGGCATAACTGATAAGGGGTCCGCATTCGGTCATGCCATAACCCACCGAAAGCGGGAATTTGATCTTTCTCAGAAATTTTTCCACATCTGCGTTTAAGGGGGCACCACCGATGACTACTTCATGGAAATTGCCACCAAACGCTTCTGTGAGCTTTTTGTTGATCTTTTGGTAGATGGATTTGTTAATAAAAGGAAGACTCATCAGTGCCTTCAGAGATTTTTTGGTAATGGTGGGAAGAATTTGTTTTTTATATATTTTTTCAAGAATGAGCGGAACAGCTATGACCAGCGTGGGTTGGATCTCTTTGAAAGCCGAAGTGATAATTTTTGGCGAGGGAGTTCGTGTAAGAAAATGGAGATGGCACCCTATGGTAAATGGCCAGAGAAACTGAAAAGCACAGCCGTATGTGTGTGCCAGGGGTAAAAAGGAAACCATATTATCCCCGGGTTGCAGGGGCATGTTTTCCAGGGCAAAACGGATATTGGCCGCAAGGCTGTTTAAAGGCAGCATCACTCCTTTGGAAAAACCGGTGGTTCCGCTTGTATAATTCAGAGCGCCTATCTCTTTATTGGAAATGGTTTCCAGCTTAAACTGATTGACATCCACTCCATGGATGCCATATCTTTCGGTATAGAGCTGGTTCAGTTTGTTGTAAACTTCCCGGACGCTCTCCTTGTTGCTTTCACTCAATATTTCGAAATCATTCAGGGAAATGATGGCCCTTAAATCGGGTATATTTGCTTCATCAAGGTTTTCCCATATGTTGTTCTCGGCAAACAGGATCACCGAATCGGAATGATTGATGATATGGTGCATGTCGTTGGGATGAAAATCCGGAAGTATCGGAACCACAACGGCACCATAAGTGATTGCCGACAAATAAGTCATTGCCCAGTTGGCCGAGTTTTTGCCCAGCAGGGCAATCTTGTCACCCTTCTTCACTTCGCATTGTTCAAACATGATGTGGATTCTGGTGATTTTCCTTGCCACATCTTTGTAGTAATAGGTACTTCCTTTGTAATCGCTGAAAGCGGGAAGCTCCCAGTTCTTCTTGATACTGTTTTCCAGGTATTCTATAAAATTTTCCTTTAGCATCTTTTTTTTGAATTTGTAGGGTTTAAATATAAAAACTAATTGTGATTTTTGCAATGCGATATAAATATTGGCCGGTTCATAGGGGATGAGTGGCGTGTGAAAATACAGGCCGGTGAAGATTGTACCGGTAAAGTTGATGGTTTGGGCCGGAAGCTATTCCGTTAAGTAAGTTTTGGAGCGTGCCTGTAGAATTCCTGAATTTTTGGTAAATTCGGCACGGATTTAAACATGTCAGCTCCTGCATAAAATTCACTGATTTAAATGTATACGAGATTTTCGGTAATGAAAATATAAAGGTTTATAAAAAGAAAATGTTGTACCATGTATAGACTAACAAAACTCAATACAATACTGTTTTTAATCATATTGGTTTTTGCCATTCTGCATTTTGGAGCGCCCTTTTTAATACCATTTATTTTTGGCATATTGTTGGCTTTACTCATGACGCCCTTTTGTGATTTTTTGGAATCAATAAGGATCAATCGCATCCTGGCCTCCATTATCAGCACACTGGTAGTTTTTATTGTAGTAGGAGCCATTTTGTTTCTTTTTGTATATCAAATGAATGACTTCGTAACAGAGATATCTTCGTTCAGAGATGAATTTCAATCATTTATTGGCAATGTTCAGAAGCAAATCGCCTCCATAACCAATATATCTATTGAAGATCAGAGTTATCTCTGGCAGGAGAGATCAGCACAGTTTTTTAATACGGTTGAAAATCAGGTTACGCGGTTTGTCGGTAGTTTTATCAATACGATCTTCAATCTTTTAATGGTTCTGATTTATGTCATTTTAATATTGTTATACAGGAGAAAGATCTATGAATTTGTCATGATGTACATCCCTGAGGACAAAAAGGAAAATTCCACAGAGGTACTTAAAAACATCAGTAAAGTTGTATTTCACTATTTATGGGGACGGGCACAGGTGATGATCCTGTT is a genomic window of Bacteroidales bacterium containing:
- a CDS encoding 2-C-methyl-D-erythritol 4-phosphate cytidylyltransferase, with product MKRVAIIVAGGIGKRMDSQLPKQFLKINNEIILIKTMRTFHAFDGDMDIVVGLPDREIPSWEKLCTNENFRIPHKVIAGGGTRFQTVKNALQAITSPSIIAIHDGVRPLVSPETIQRAFEKAETSGNAIPVADIHESLRRITDSENKAVPRAHYKIVQTPQVFHSDLLLHAYRQEYDPDFTDDASVVEKTGVQINTVKGNPENIKITTKKDLAVAETLLQFLEK
- a CDS encoding AMP-binding protein, producing the protein MLKENFIEYLENSIKKNWELPAFSDYKGSTYYYKDVARKITRIHIMFEQCEVKKGDKIALLGKNSANWAMTYLSAITYGAVVVPILPDFHPNDMHHIINHSDSVILFAENNIWENLDEANIPDLRAIISLNDFEILSESNKESVREVYNKLNQLYTERYGIHGVDVNQFKLETISNKEIGALNYTSGTTGFSKGVMLPLNSLAANIRFALENMPLQPGDNMVSFLPLAHTYGCAFQFLWPFTIGCHLHFLTRTPSPKIITSAFKEIQPTLVIAVPLILEKIYKKQILPTITKKSLKALMSLPFINKSIYQKINKKLTEAFGGNFHEVVIGGAPLNADVEKFLRKIKFPLSVGYGMTECGPLISYANWDKTKAGSSGKLVDTLEIKIDSNDPYNEVGEILVRGENLMYGYYKNEEDTKKALDEEGWLHTGDLGIIDGDDFIFIKGRSKSVIIGPSGENIYPEEIESKLNNLPYVQESLILEKDNKLTALVYPDYEKADQEEINTEAQLEEIMKQNKKELNESLPKFKQISRIKLYPTEFEKTPKKSIRRFLYTIEE
- a CDS encoding AI-2E family transporter, which gives rise to MYRLTKLNTILFLIILVFAILHFGAPFLIPFIFGILLALLMTPFCDFLESIRINRILASIISTLVVFIVVGAILFLFVYQMNDFVTEISSFRDEFQSFIGNVQKQIASITNISIEDQSYLWQERSAQFFNTVENQVTRFVGSFINTIFNLLMVLIYVILILLYRRKIYEFVMMYIPEDKKENSTEVLKNISKVVFHYLWGRAQVMILLGIFYYVTFLIFDLPYAVLLTIFGTLITIIPYFGPFVSGLLPIVFSLVFFDNLQKVLLFSVIVITIQLIESYLLEPLIIGKEVKLNPLIVII